The following are from one region of the Salvia hispanica cultivar TCC Black 2014 chromosome 1, UniMelb_Shisp_WGS_1.0, whole genome shotgun sequence genome:
- the LOC125201122 gene encoding probable disease resistance RPP8-like protein 2 produces the protein MAEYVVFCVIRSLGELLLYEARHIPELRGRIEVIQMKLRQLQSILEIADARQEIDEGIRNWIAETREVAYDIEDLLLVVLSSSSSSSSATRRRYTGFFREATSLQSLEPKIQLIEAKVSALESDLRVRNIRPRQRGSPNPIARRRLQQRRTYSHFVEDDLVGLDDHVEQLVARLVSEDADQVVSITGMGGIGKTTLAKRIYHHHDVRGHFHALAWACVSQQGQPDDVLQRILNKLEPEKKKAISIMKTDDLVDELIQVQRRKRCLIVLDDVWDMDAWDLVFKPVFVNRQASRFVNIKVLLTTRNKEIARYIDLDAPCYLYEQRHLDQEESWELLKRKVSHNLSLAGISLDRSLPSSRSVEEPEYSSGFEDEDALSRVESFKSCYSDEDDELVSRMTRIHSSSSDDTIQDLRNQMDMERLGKEMVAQCGGLPLAIVVLGGLLMTKSTISEWRTVHQNFNSYLRRGRTSRENGRVHEVLALSYHDLPYQLKPCFLHLGNFPEDYKIPTRKLYQLWLAEGFISQEFEEEESIMDVAERYLGELVQRCMVQVREDEVTGKFKSCQLHDLTRELCLVKGKEENFLKRIPIRYEPELLSTPSPSSIAPSISKTRRLSIAVDCDFDTYFPPRREMYRKENLEHIRSALFFSRLSNRRNLHLALDFVCSELKLIRVLDLERFDFGDKLYKGIGDLIHLRYLSLRGCQLNKLSSSIGNLKYLQTLDLRVPFLVCMTIPNVIWKLNHLKHLYLPPSHECSSKLQLNSLSKLEILKNFDSRVSDYRDLTKLTKLQKLAAILSLEIDHLAALFNHLKMDTLHIKDSSFRIRYDFQSEKELTVLREIVGSAHLQKLDLIGIINKLPEQRHFGRNIMKLTLRSSKLKEDPMTTLEKLPNLHTLILRKNAFAGNAICCSSEGFPSLSVLELQGLTDLENWRIDEGAMPNLYCLKIDECIKLRMVPEGVRFIASLRELVIVNMPDSFKSRVQKVQEQGGEDTHIVGHIPSITIADTNRTYMKKLETQLSGKSYYGLFQSFSPLLVPRDWQKS, from the exons ATGGCGGAATACGTCGTATTCTGCGTAATCCGCAGCCTCGGCGAGCTCCTACTCTACGAAGCACGCCACATCCCCGAGCTCCGCGGCCGAATCGAGGTGATCCAAATGAAGCTCCGCCAGCTGCAATCCATCCTCGAGATCGCCGACGCCAGGCAGGAAATCGACGAAGGAATCCGCAACTGGATCGCCGAGACCAGAGAAGTCGCCTACGACATCGAAGATCTCCTCCTCGTAGTcctctcctcctcttcctcttcctcctccgcCACCCGCAGAAGGTACACCGGTTTCTTCAGAGAAGCCACCAGCCTCCAAAGCCTGGAGCCTAAAATCCAGCTCATCGAAGCTAAGGTTTCCGCTCTCGAATCCGATCTCCGCGTCAGGAACATTAGGCCGCGCCAGAGAGGAAGCCCTAACCCGATCGCGCGGCGGCGGCTGCAGCAGAGGAGAACCTATTCTCACTTCGTGGAGGATGATTTGGTAGGGCTAGACGACCACGTCGAGCAGCTGGTTGCCAGATTGGTGAGCGAGGACGCGGATCAGGTGGTGTCGATCACGGGAATGGGAGGTATAGGCAAAACAACCCTAGCGAAGAGGATTTACCACCACCACGACGTCCGCGGCCATTTCCACGCCCTAGCGTGGGCGTGCGTGTCGCAGCAGGGGCAGCCGGATGATGTGCTGCAGAGGATCCTCAACAAGCTGGAACCTGAGAAGAAGAAGGCAATCAGTATTATGAAGACTGATGATCTTGTGGATGAGCTCATTCAAGTGCAGAGGAGGAAACGATGCCTCATCGTGCTTGATGATGTTTGGGATATGGACGCCTGGGATCTAGTGTTTAAACCTGTCTTCGTCAATAGGCAAGCCAGCAGATTTGTGAACATTAAAGTGCTGCTCACGACGCGGAATAAGGAAATCGCGCGTTACATAGATTTGGATGCTCCTTGCTATCTCTATGAGCAGAGGCATTTGGATCAAGAGGAAAGCTGGGAACTGCTGAAGAGGAAAGTTTCTCACAATCTCAGTTTGGCAG GTATTTCACTTGACAGAAGTCTGCCCAGCAGCAGGTCTGTAGAAGAGCCGGAGTATTCCTCCGGCTTTGAGGACGAGGATGCATTATCACGAGTCGAAAGCTTTAAATCGTGCTACAGTGACGAGGATGATGAACTCGTGAGTCGGATGACTCGGATTCATAGTTCAAGTTCTGATGATACGATTCAAG ATCTCAGAAATCAGATGGACATGGAAAGACTAGGAAAGGAGATGGTTGCACAGTGTGGAGGATTGCCACTAGCAATAGTTGTGCTTGGAGGACTCCTGATGACAAAGTCTACCATAAGCGAGTGGAGAACAGTGCaccaaaatttcaattccTATTTACGGAGGGGAAGAACTTCTCGAGAAAATGGAAGAGTTCATGAAGTGTTAGCTCTAAGTTACCACGATCTGCCTTATCAGCTCAAACCATGTTTTCTGCATTTAGGCAACTTCCCTGAGGATTACAAAATTCCCACTCGGAAGTTGTACCAGTTGTGGTTGGCTGAAGGCTTCATATCACAAGAATTTGAGGAAGAGGAATCGATCATGGACGTGGCTGAAAGATATCTAGGAGAACTTGTGCAAAGGTGCATGGTTCAAGTAAGAGAAGATGAAGTGACTGGTAAGTTCAAGTCTTGTCAACTTCATGACCTTACCCGAGAACTATGTCTTGTCAAGGGTAAGGAggaaaactttttgaaaaggATTCCTATACGGTATGAACCTGAACTACTAAGTACACCCTCTCCGTCATCTATAGCACCATCAATCAGTAAAACACGCAGGCTTTCCATTGCCGttgattgtgattttgataCTTACTTTCCTCCTAGAAGGGAGATGTACAGAAAGGAGAATCTTGAACATATTAGATCAGCCTTGTTCTTTTCTAGGCTCAGCAACCGGAGAAATCTTCATCTTGCACTGGACTTCGTTTGCAGTGAGCTCAAACTGATCAGAGTGTTAGACCTTGAAAGGTTTGACTTTGGAGATAAGCTATATAAGGGTATTGGAGATCTGATTCATCTCAGATACCTAAGTTTAAGAGGCTGTCAACTAAACAAATTGTCGTCGTCCATCGGCAATTTGAAGTACTTGCAAACACTTGATCTGAGGGTACCTTTCCTTGTATGCATGACCATCCCCAATGTCATATGGAAGCTGAATCATTTGAAGCATCTGTATCTCCCCCCATCCCACGAGTGTAGCAGCAAACTGCAGCTAAACAGCTTGAGCAAGTTGGAAATCTTGAAAAACTTTGATTCCAGAGTCTCAGATTATAGAGATCTCACCAAGTTAACTAAGCTTCAGAAACTTGCTGCAATCTTATCTTTGGAGATAGATCATTTAGCAGCACTATTTAATCACCTCAAGATGGATACTTTGCATATCAAAGACTCCTCTTTCCGCATCCGCTATGACTTTCAGTCTGAAAAAGAGCTGACTGTTTTGAGAGAGATAGTAGGATCAGCCCATCTTCAGAAATTAGATCTGATTGGCATTATAAACAAGCTACCAGAGCAACGCCATTTTGGTCGAAACATCATGAAGTTAACTCTGAGGAGTAGCAAACTAAAGGAAGATCCTATGACTACTCTAGAGAAACTCCCTAATCTGCATACATTGATACTACGCAAGAACGCTTTTGCAGGGAATGCGATTTGCTGCTCTTCTGAGGGTTTCCCTAGTCTCTCTGTTCTGGAGCTCCAGGGGCTTACTGACTTAGAGAACTGGAGAATAGATGAAGGAGCTATGCCTAACCTCTACTGTTTAAAGATTGATGAATGTATAAAGTTGAGGATGGTTCCGGAAGGAGTCAGATTCATTGCTTCACTTAGGGAATTGGTGATTGTTAACATGCCCGACTCCTTTAAGAGCCGGGTTCAAAAGGTGCAGGAGCAAGGGGGAGAGGACACTCATATAGTCGGGCACATTCCATCGATCACCATTGCTGATACAAACAGAACTTACATGAAAAAACTCGAGACTCAACTCTCAG GGAAATCATACTACGGACTTTTCCAAAGTTTTTCTCCATTACTTGTACCAAGGGATTGGCAGAAGTCGTGA
- the LOC125209077 gene encoding cyanate hydratase, translated as MEAASLKARIVSDLQAVKRRSGKTYAQIAEETGLTNVYVAQLLRRQAQLKPSTAPLLRAALPALTDDLLLEMFQPPLRSYDPNLIQDPTIYRLNEAVMHFGESIKEIINEDFGDGIMSAIDFYCSVDKVKGVDGKDRVVVTFDGKYLPHSEQITENMVSRLKRQEQLDGKPKLS; from the exons ATGGAAGCCGCGAGCTTGAAAGCGAGGATAGTCTCTGACCTCCAAGCCGTGAAGCGGCGATCGGGCAAGACCTACGCTCAGATTGCGGAAGAGACCGGCTTGACCAACGTCTACGTGGCTCAGCTCCTCCGCCGCCAAGCTCAGCTCAAGCCCTCCACCGCCCCGCTCCTCCGCGCCGCCCTCCCCGCCCTCACCGACGACCTCCTCCTCGAAATGTTCCAACCTCCCCTTCGCTCCTACGATCCCAACTTAATTCAGGATCCTACCATTTATAG ATTGAATGAAGCAGTGATGCATTTCGGGGAGAGCATTAAAGAGATCATCAATGAAGATTTTGGCGATGGCAT AATGTCTGCCATCGACTTCTACTGCTCAGTTGACAAAGTGAAAGGTGTGGATGGAAAGGATCGTGTTGTTGTGACCTTTGATGGGAAGTATCTTCCACACAGTGAGCAG ATTACCGAGAATATGGTATCAAGACTGAAAAGGCAAGAACAGCTAGATGGCAAGCCAAAGTTATCGTAA
- the LOC125189032 gene encoding nucleolar transcription factor 1, which yields MGCFVSCFGLKHKKKKKKTRKPSWLEQDSRRSYVPLDSDLKESLTSDTSQLKEEKPLALKLKKKVRFNLNVKAYEPIPDDDEVESEEETGLRYEEDVIASSYPASYRYHNCRYSDSEEDGDIDDDEDEDEEDDFSSIQSDDVGSDNDVKNQDQTSVEQRATESRSDVGRYVSSVLSPVENLSQWRAVKAKAAIVQPKLQKENLIPSSAAPHSDSKRRSDVAVDASLSNWLSSLEMSPLVKSSGSGQRLGL from the exons ATGGGATGCTTTGTTTCATGCTTTGGACTCAAacacaaaaagaagaagaagaagaccaGAAAACCTTCTTGGCTTGAACAA GACAGCAGAAGAAGCTATGTGCCTCTTGATTCTGATCTCAAAGAAAGCCTCACTTCTGATACATCTCAGCTCAA GGAGGAGAAGCCATTAGCACTCAAGCTTAAAAAGAAAGTGAGGTTCAATCTGAATGTCAAGGCTTACGAACCGATCCCTGATGACGATGAAGTCGAGAGTGAAGAAGAAACGGGCTTGCGCTACGAAGAGGATGTGATCGCGTCGTCCTACCCTGCAAGCTACAGATATCACAACTGCAGGTACAGCGACAGTGAAGAAGACGGGGACATAGacgatgatgaagatgaagatgaagaagatgactTTAGTAGCATTCAGAGTGATGATGTTGGATCAGATAATGATGTTAAGAATCAGGATCAAACAAGTGTAGAGCAGCGGGCGACTGAATCAAGATCAGATGTTGGACGATATGTTTCTTCTGTGCTTTCTCCGGTTGAGAATTTATCTCAATGGAGAGCAGTGAAAGCCAAGGCCGCAATAGTGCAGCCGAAGCTGCAGAAGGAGAATTTAATTCCTTCATCCGCGGCTCCTCACTCTGACTCAAAAAGGAGAAGTGATGTTGCAGTTGATGCAAGTCTATCAAACTGGCTGAGTTCGCTGGAAATGAGTCCTCTCGTAAAGAGCAGCGGTTCAGGTCAGAGATTAGGCCTGTAA
- the LOC125185222 gene encoding uncharacterized protein LOC125185222: MSSTSLATHLTASLLLCPLGLRRLLFSSSLYLSNPSLFRSRTWYLSESESKWKNLDIYSLLILLPIASFSNLVFFLAFSETPAHKFSFLQQSVVVSLFWAILILIYVKESFDLFSVPDNLVFTFAAIAFLIDFYMTGTGLVGVAGWVYRILGYLTVLCAVCCVHLSVRPGAFFAEFLLSCGLVLKGSWVMQVGLSLYTDAFGLKGCGKIGRGEADVKCELDDDVWRGVALINLVFVGHVVVVMAISFVSFGLLHRRKRGEGSVQGSESMLMHQLPEIEIE, encoded by the coding sequence ATGTCATCAACATCCTTGGCAACCCATCTCACGGCCTCCCTCCTCCTCTGCCCTCTCGgcctccgccgcctcctcttctcctcctctctctacCTCAGCAATCCCTCCCTCTTCCGATCAAGAACATGGTATCTCTCCGAATCCGAATCCAAGTGGAAAAACCTCGACATCTACTCCCTCTTAATACTCCTCCCCATCGCCTCATTCTCCAACCTCGTCTTCTTCCTCGCATTTTCAGAAACCCCAGCCCACAAATTCTCATTCTTGCAGCAGTCCGTCGTCGTTTCCCTCTTCTGGGCCATCTTGATTCTGATCTATGTCAAAGAAAGTTTCGATCTTTTCTCTGTACCCGACAATCTTGTATTCACATTCGCTGCAATTGCGTTTCTGATTGATTTTTACATGACTGGGACTGGGCTTGTTGGGGTTGCCGGTTGGGTGTATCGAATTCTAGGCTATTTGACTGTACTTTGCGCTGTGTGTTGTGTGCATTTGTCGGTTAGGCCGGGGGCGTTTTTCGCGGAGTTTTTGCTGTCGTGTGGGCTTGTTTTGAAGGGGAGTTGGGTGATGCAAGTAGGCCTTTCGTTGTATACTGATGCGTTTGGTTTGAAGGGGTGTGGTAAGATTGGGAGAGGGGAGGCTGATGTCAAGTGTGAGCTTGATGATGATGTTTGGAGGGGTGTGGCATTGATTAATTTGGTGTTTGTTGGGCATGTGGTTGTGGTTATGGCGATCAGCTTCGTGTCGTTTGGATTGTTGCATAGGAGGAAACGTGGCGAGGGGAGCGTTCAAGGGTCTGAGAGCATGCTTATGCATCAGCTTCCTGAAATTGAGATTGAATGA